From the genome of Streptomyces xanthophaeus:
CATGAGCTGGTTCTGTCCGGCGCGGGTGCGGGTGGCGCTGCTGCGGGCTTTCGGGGCGAAGATCGGCGAGGGCGTTCTCGTCCGGCACCGGGTGCGGGTGCTGTGGCCGTGGAAGCTCGACATCGGGGACCACACCTGGATAGGTGAGGGCGCCTGGCTGCTGAACCTGGAGCCGGTGACCATCGGGGCGAACGTGTGCGTCTCGCAGGAAGCCATGCTGTGCACCGGTTCGCACGACCACCGGGCCTCCGACTTCCGCTACCGCAACGCCCCGATCGTGGTCGAGGACGGCGCGTGGTTGGCGGTACGGGCGACCGTGCTCGCCGGGGTCACGGTGGGCCGCTGCGCCGTCGCGGGCGCCGGTTCGGTGGTCCACAAGGACCTGCCCGCGCTGACCCTGCAGACCCAGGACGGGCAGCGCCGCCCGGTGGAGGAACCCAAGTGAGTGCCGCGATGAGAGTCCTGCACGCCGTGACCCTGCACTCCCCCTCGCACGCCTTCGGCGGTCCGGTACGGGTCGCACTGAACCTGGCGAAGGGGCTGCGGGCCCGGGGCCACGAGGCGCGGCTGCTCGCGCTCGGCGAGGGCTTCGACCAGTGGCCGACCTCCGTCGAAGGGGTCCCGGCGAAGCTGTTCCCCGCCCGCCGGCTGCTCCCCCTCGGCTTCAGCGGGATGACCTCGCCCGCCCTGCTGGCCTCGGCCGGCCGGCTGGTGCGGGACGCCGATGTCGTACACGTCCACCTGGCCCGGGACCTGGTGACGCTGCCGGTCGCCCTGGCGGCGCTGCGGGCGGGCAAGCCGCTGGTGCTGCAGACCCACGGCATGGTGGACCCGAGCGGGAAGCTGCTGGCCAAGGTGCTGGACGCGGTGGCGGTACGCCGGCTGCTGCGCGGCGCGGACGCGGTGCTGTACCTGACCCCGCACGAGCGGGAGGGGCTCGACGCGGTGGTCGGCGCGCCGCCCTTGGCGCAGGCGGTCCGG
Proteins encoded in this window:
- a CDS encoding WcaF family extracellular polysaccharide biosynthesis acetyltransferase → MRDLPSFTLAGYDKGRGLLTQALWFAVMNTLFMSWFCPARVRVALLRAFGAKIGEGVLVRHRVRVLWPWKLDIGDHTWIGEGAWLLNLEPVTIGANVCVSQEAMLCTGSHDHRASDFRYRNAPIVVEDGAWLAVRATVLAGVTVGRCAVAGAGSVVHKDLPALTLQTQDGQRRPVEEPK